In a single window of the Hippocampus zosterae strain Florida chromosome 6, ASM2543408v3, whole genome shotgun sequence genome:
- the tet3 gene encoding methylcytosine dioxygenase TET3, with protein sequence MPKPRAESSPPSQDVNAFFSSEVPNHPAHRKSLANTSPLSMYIESEHHQAGLFSLSPTDTRLDATFDPQKKRRKKCGTCAPCLRKENCGTCVNCLNRKTGKQICKLRKCEELKKRRDTWETVHEVTSLDGPRGGDQMEIGSHDRLQEGVLSLELPNGVNCDPNDDEASIETEQKRATDVPQKQCWVPTLGKVQQQALLKHNSSYAKQSKPVHHVDMEDAHNLVTFSALAGTLPPSTTSSCVQVQPDMMQLYEKFTQEMGVDGARVENSAGAPNTSHPSSEDMKTLQAALNHAKHGRKPPNCDCDGPDCPDYLEWLKKKIKLAASENQDTSKRTDSPHLQPNNIQHSHLQNQPYLQANGDHQHPTSSYPQQQQQQQRTNSGQVACSKLPPIPCSPQVLSIAKERNVSLQTAIAIEALTQLSGTGTQGPGASDQALLNNNLHHHQHTQNLTSSLLNCTKLIPSFAVTCPSSRSQSIPPGSHTDQQAAVSCEHHRPQSQGQPPHASTSPFRGQGNPQTFGRSPKQWLQDTHGASEERLDHDAGTPRTRPDPMSELKDLLGDTSGKFGNFSFKLPSTQQLTENEGVPRIKQQTDVGDQPASKGHYNLDNGQLQVRHYPGTPMSPGQAAIRHSTQAALQQHLHYKRNLFSSHSPGFGASAAPFQNLKKWWPQMEANAFNHLSIKQELKEPKRKKNSQVSPVMKAMSGGMLPGPVLPKPKQIIIKKSKQKASVPTFLPKSQITVEKTSVLMMGRANTPNNLQPDSLPLLPSHSNSTQVIAAGFPAPAQSQVSISNLSMAPSFTHSALSMNNPTLVGSVPPQTAHGTDAKSEEVSRLVHSDVSTASSLTSTSIPNTSQLSGLINIDPKYEELILQFEAEFGDSAADTPSSEAMSATVIASQIMNQSQASAQDLTSPTTQNQPSSNHTPDSSYTPHWNKKETDANKDESDVQRELTSYQTSTVTPVKEQQDPQSAISQNQDCPLDKHPQQSQIQERFGIPSSPIAKRMKFEASGDVAVLSTTCFSEEDTPTKDGLPFSPSLNGFLESPLKFLDTPTRSLLDTPSKDLQADSPNCTCVEQPPEKDEGPYYNHLGSGPTVASIRDLMETRYGEKGEAIRIEKVVYTGREGKSSRGCPIAKWVIRRGSEKEKILCLVRHRAGHHCANAVIIILIMAWEGVPRSMADTLYREISDTLTKFGNPTTRRCGLNDARTCACQGKDPDTCGASFSFGCSWSMYFNGCKYARSKTPRKFRLQGERPEEENKLRDQFQNLATEVAPLYKRLAPQAYSNQCQSETKASDCRLGLKAGRPFAGVTACLDFCAHAHKDQHNLYNGCTVVCTLTKEDNRRVGEIPPDEQLHVLPLYKLSTTDEFGSEEGQRLKMKTRAIQVLQAFRREVRKLPEPAKSSRQRRLDAKKAASEKKKTKLQQQAAETPEKTVVRTEGCFSESPQLPGNKDPAIIKQEFKANIKKDPFNGSMDGYTLQAADAIKTMCPNPAYYARGGLPTTGPPSAGDPVNGSNHNLPASHNGFFNFPSNALFAPKMRTYEGRNSSLPKAGRMAFQGDKKPDIHSLQARLAHSYADHIEQPNQVNCQPSDNNQSRPSSVSSESSNRGTPVIKQEPMDMPVCEVTEPSQGATSTPSSTPQPNTWPGNRFNGSVVPTNWDHRNPKQRHEDFFSHEEKQMLHAHPQQQPSPYPQPWTSLAGSDTSPVPYVPPSSSPHLGSPGNIHQGSPRPPTPRPSTPHPGTPQPGLSQPFLLPHLGHSQSPSHIPQPVTPRQWASPAPSPEPNSRAMAQGAYSPTLKHSSPAGAYPDKMWSKTGEIRCSTPLGVQEKAWKSCGGSAAGSTPSPAPEGRLFPDALQQSDQAFWDPGRAESDGESTKGREEDDDEVWSDSEHNFLDPNIGGVAVAPTHGSILIECARRELHATTPLKKPDRSHPSRISLVFYQHKNLQQPMHGLALWEAKMKMLAERALQMQQEAALLGLSQDELKALSKKRKWGATAAGARSAVGQAKQKREGPVTRVAPTFHTNSVVNVSPSAFTRVSGPYSCFV encoded by the exons ACTGTTCACGAAGTCACTTCATTGGATGGCCCCAGAGGTGGAGACCAGATGGAAATTGGGTCACATGACCGCCTCCAGGAAGGCGTGCTGAGCCTGGAACTGCCCAATGGGGTGAATTGCGATCCTAATGATGATGAGGCATCTATAGAAACAGAGCAGAAGAGGGCAACAGATGTACCTCAAAAGCAGTGCTGGGTGCCAACACTTGGCAAAGTTCAACAGCAAGCATTGCTGAAACATAACAGCAGTTATGCAAAACAAAGTAAACCGGTCCACCATGTGGATATGGAAGATGCTCACAATCTGGTCACTTTTTCTGCCCTTGCCGGCACCTTACCTCCCTCCACCACCTCTTCCTGCGTCCAAGTGCAGCCTGACATGATGCAGCTGTATGAGAAATTCACCCAGGAAATGGGTGTTGATGGGGCACGCGTTGAAAACTCTGCGGGGGCTCCTAACACAAGCCACCCATCTTCGGAAGACATGAAAACCCTGCAGGCAGCACTGAACCATGCAAAACATGGCCGCAAGCCTCCGAACTGCGACTGTGATGGGCCTGACTGTCCAGACTACCTTGAGTGGCTGAAGAAGAAGATTAAGTTGGCAGCCAGTGAGAATCAAGACACCAGCAAGAGGACTGATTCGCCACATTTACAGCCTAATAATATTCAGCACTCCCATCTGCAGAATCAGCCCTATCTCCAGGCCAACGGTGACCACCAACACCCGACTTCTTCATATccccagcaacaacaacaacaacaacgaacaAACTCTGGCCAAGTAGCCTGCTCGAAACTTCCTCCAATTCCCTGCTCTCCCCAGGTGCTTTCAATAGCCAAAGAAAGGAACGTCAGTCTTCAAACTGCTATTGCCATAGAAGCCCTTACACAGTTATCTGGGACTGGGACTCAAGGTCCTGGTGCTTCAGACCAAGCCCTCCTTAACAATAACCTCCATCATCACCAACATACCCAAAACCTCACATCTTCACTTCTAAATTGCACTAAATTGATTCCATCCTTTGCAGTCACCTGTCCATCATCGCGCTCTCAGTCCATCCCTCCAGGATCACACACTGACCAGCAGGCAGCAGTGTCCTGTGAGCACCACAGGCCCCAATCACAGGGCCAGCCCCCCCATGCTTCTACCTCTCCCTTTCGAGGCCAGGGAAATCCTCAGACTTTTGGCCGCAGTCCCAAGCAGTGGCTGCAGGACACACACGGAGCTTCTGAAGAGCGCCTGGACCACGATGCCGGTACACCTCGCACGAGGCCAGACCCAATGTCAGAGCTCAAAGACCTTCTGGGTGACACCAGTGGGAAGTTCGGAAATTTCTCTTTTAAGCTCCCATCCACGCAGCAGCTTACCGAGAATGAAGGCGTGCCAAGGATAAAGCAACAGACAGACGTCGGTGATCAACCTGCTTCCAAAGGACATTACAACTTGGATAATGGTCAGTTGCAGGTTCGCCACTATCCTGGTACTCCCATGTCTCCTGGTCAAGCAGCCATTAGACACTCAACTCAGGCAGCTTTGCAACAGCACCTTCACTACAAGAGGAACCTCTTCTCTAGTCATTCCCCTGGCTTTGGTGCATCAGCTGCGCCTTTCCAAAACCTAAAAAAATGGTGGCCTCAGATGGAAGCCAATGCTTTCAATCATCTGAGCATAAAACAGGAGCTCAAGGAacccaagaggaaaaaaaacagccaagttTCCCCTGTCATGAAAGCTATGAGCGGCGGGATGCTCCCAGGCCCTGTCCTTCCTAAACCCAAACAGATTATAATTAAGAAGAGCAAGCAAAAAGCCTCTGTGCCAACGTTCCTGCCTAAGAGTCAGATAACTGTGGAAAAAACATCAGTCCTGATGATGGGCCGAGCCAACACCCCGAATAACCTGCAACCAGATTCACTGCCCCTTTTACCCTCCCACAGTAACTCCACTCAGGTGATTGCTGCAGGTTTCCCTGCTCCAGCCCAATCTCAGGTATCAATTTCCAACCTCTCAATGGCTCCCTCCTTCACTCATTCTGCTTTGTCAATGAACAATCCCACCCTCGTGGGCTCCGTGCCCCCACAAACGGCCCATGGAACCGATGCTAAGTCAGAGGAGGTGAGTAGATTAGTCCATAGCGATGTGAGCACTGCCTCCTCTCTGACCTCCACATCGATACCAAACACCTCACAGTTATCCGGTCTCATAAACATAGATCCTAAGTATGAAGAACTGATACTGCAGTTTGAAGCAGAATTTGGGGACTCGGCTGCAGACACACCTTCCAGTGAAGCCATGTCCGCGACAGTTATAGCTTCACAGATCATGAATCAGTCTCAGGCCAGTGCCCAGGATCTCACATCACCCACCACCCAGAATCAGCCATCTTCCAATCACACCCCTGATTCCAGCTACACACCGCATTGGAACAAAAAGGAGACGGATGCCAACAAAGATGAGTCTGACGTTCAAAGGGAACTTACCTCATATCAAACATCCACAGTGACCCCAGTGAAGGAGCAGCAGGATCCCCAGTCCGCCATCTCTCAAAATCAGGACTGCCCACTTGATAAGCATCCACAGCAAAGTCAGATACAGGAAAGGTTCGGCATTCCATCTTCCCCCATAGCTAAACGGATGAAATTTGAAGCCTCTGGCGATGTAGCCGTTCTTTCCACTACCTGCTTCTCTGAGGAGGACACACCCACTAAGGATGGTTTGCCTTTTTCTCCATCTTTGAACGGGTTCTTAGagtcccccctaaaattttTAGACACCCCAACCAGGAGCTTGTTGGATACGCCTTCAAAAGATCTGCAGGCAGATTCCCCCAACTGCACCTGTGTGG AACAACCCCCGGAGAAAGATGAAGGGCCCTACTACAATCACTTGGGATCTGGACCCACTGTGGCCTCCATACGAGACCTGATGGAAACACG GTATGGGGAGAAAGGAGAGGCCATCCGGATCGAGAAAGTGGTGTACACAGGCCGAGAAGGCAAAAGCTCAAGAGGTTGCCCAATTGCCAAATGG GTGATTCGTCGTGGGAGCGAGAAAGAAAAGATCCTGTGTCTGGTGCGTCATCGTGCAGGCCACCATTGTGCAAATGCAGTCATCATCATCCTAATCATGGCATGGGAAGGTGTCCCAAGATCTATGGCTGACACACTGTACCGTGAGATCAGCGACACTCTCACCAAATTTGGCAATCCCACCACTAGACGCTGTGGCCTCAATGATGC TCGTACGTGTGCATGTCAAGGCAAGGACCCTGACACTTGTGGTGCTTCCTTTTCCTTTGGCTGTTCTTGGAGCATGTACTTTAATGGTTGTAAATACGCCCGAAGCAAAACACCGCGCAAGTTCCGGCTACAAGGAGAGCGCCCTGAAGAG gAGAACAAACTCAGGGATCAATTCCAGAATCTGGCCACCGAAGTGGCTCCATTGTACAAGAGGTTGGCTCCTCAGGCCTACAGTAACCAG TGTCAATCAGAGACGAAGGCTTCAGACTGCAGGCTTGGTTTGAAGGCAGGCAGACCATTTGCCGGAGTCACCGCTTGCTTGGACTTCTGCGCCCATGCCCATAAGGACCAGCACAACCTTTACAATGGTTGCACAGTG GTGTGCACTTTGACCAAGGAGGACAACCGCAGGGTAGGGGAGATCCCTCCTGATGAACAGCTCCACGTTTTGCCCCTCTACAAACTCTCTACCACTGACGAATTTGGCAGCGAGGAAGGCCAGCGCCTCAAGATGAAGACGAGAGCCATTCAGGTGCTTCAGGCTTTCCGCCGAGAAGTACGCAAGTTGCCCGAACCAGCCAAGTCCTCTCGACAGCGCCGCCTGGATGCCAAGAAAGCCGCgtcagagaagaagaagactaAACTCCAGCAGCAGGCAGCAGAAACACCAGAGAAGACAGTGGTGAGGACTGAAGGGTGCTTCAGCGAGTCTCCTCAACTCCCAGGCAATAAAG atccagcaattataaaacaaGAGTTTAAGGCCAACATTAAAAAGGATCCTTTCAATGGATCGATGGACGGTTACACTTTGCAAGCAGCAGATGCAATCAAGACCATGTGCCCAAATCCTGCCTACTATGCAAGGGGAGGCCTCCCCACAACTGGCCCGCCCTCAGCAGGAGACCCAGTCAATGGCTCTAACCACAATCTGCCAGCATCACACAATGGTTTCTTCAACTTCCCCTCCAATGCACTTTTCGCACCCAAGATGAGGACCTACGAGGGTCGCAATAGCTCTTTGCCCAAAGCAGGCAGGATGGCTTTCCAGGGAGACAAAAAGCCTGATATTCACAGCCTTCAGGCGAGACTAGCCCATTCCTATGCCGACCATATCGAGCAACCCAACCAAGTTAATTGCCAGCCTTCGGACAACAACCAGTCACGTCCTTCTTCTGTCTCCTCTGAGTCCTCCAATAGAGGCACTCCAGTCATCAAGCAGGAGCCAATGGATATGCCAGTCTGTGAAGTCACGGAGCCGAGTCAAGGTGCTACCAGCACGCCGAGCTCCACCCCCCAACCTAACACCTGGCCAGGAAACAGGTTCAATGGCAGCGTTGTTCCCACAAATTGGGACCATCGCAATCCAAAACAACGGCATGAAGACTTCTTTTCTCATGAAGAAAAGCAGATGTTGCACGCTCATCCCCAGCAGCAACCTTCTCCTTACCCCCAACCGTGGACCTCCCTTGCTGGCTCAGATACCTCACCAGTCCCCTACGtacctccctcctcctcccctcatTTAGGTTCCCCGGGTAACATCCACCAAGGATCTCCGCGTCCACCCACCCCACGACCGAGCACCCCTCATCCGGGGACACCGCAGCCAGGTCTCTCGCAGCCGTTCTTACTCCCTCATCTTGGTCATTCTCAGTCCCCATCACACATACCACAGCCTGTCACTCCCAGGCAATGGGCCAGCCCTGCCCCAAGTCCTGAGCCAAACTCTCGGGCTATGGCACAGGGTGCATACAGCCCTACTTTGAAGCacagcagtcccgccggcgccTACCCAGACAAGATGTGGTCCAAAACCGGTGAAATTCGCTGTTCCACTCCCCTCGGGGTTCAAGAGAAAGCCTGGAAATCATGCGGCGGCTCAGCGGCGGGCAGTACACCATCCCCTGCCCCTGAGGGACGCCTCTTCCCCGATGCGCTGCAACAGTCGGATCAGGCTTTCTGGGACCCCGGTCGAGCTGAGAGCGATGGTGAGAGCACCAAGGGCCGcgaggaagacgacgacgaggTGTGGTCTGATAGTGAGCACAATTTCCTCGATCCCAACATTGGAGGCGTGGCGGTAGCGCCCACCCACGGGTCCATACTAATTGAATGTGCCCGTCGGGAACTACATGCGACCACTCCGCTCAAAAAGCCAGATCGCTCCCACCCTTCTCGCATCTCTCTGGTCTTCTATCAGCACAAAAACCTCCAGCAGCCCATGCATGGCTTGGCACTGTGGGAGGCCAAAATGAAGATGCTGGCAGAGCGGGCGCTCCAGATGCAGCAGGAAGCAGCTCTCCTGGGCCTGTCCCAGGATGAACTCAAGGCGCTCAGCAAGAAACGCAAATGGGGGGCCACGGCGGCAGGGGCCAGGTCAGCTGTTGGACAAGCGAAACAAAAGAGGGAGGGGCCGGTTACACGGGTAGCTCCCACTTTCCACACCAACTCAGTGGTTAACGTGTCTCCTTCTGCCTTCACGCGCGTCTCTGGGCCCTACAGCTGCTTTGTGTGA